The region TACTGGAGGTGGCCCGCGAATACTCCGCCGATCTGATCATCATGGGACGCAGCGACCTGAGTACGTTCTTCGACCGTTTGGCGGGCAGTGCCGTGACGGATGTTGCCGACGAAGCCGTTTGTCCGGTGCTGATCGTTCCCACCACGCCCGAGGGACAGTCCATTCGTCCGGCGCAGGTGCATACCATCGCGTATGCCATGCAGGCCCAAACGACACAGTCCATGGTAACCGCCCAGACAGAGTTGCTGGTCGATGCGTTCAACGCGAAGCTGGAGGTGTTGACAGAAGACAAACTTGAACACGCCCACGCCGACCTGATTGTGATGCAGCTATCGCCCAAGGCCGGTTTTCTGGACAATCTGTTTCACCCAAACCACACGACGGCCCTGATCAAGAAATCAGATGTGCCCGTGCTGGTGTATCACGAGAAAAAGTAGACGT is a window of Spirosoma linguale DSM 74 DNA encoding:
- a CDS encoding UspA domain protein (PFAM: UspA domain protein~KEGG: ank:AnaeK_2538 UspA domain protein), with amino-acid sequence MLILTNLIHAQMTNLLFPTDFSNYTSAALDWVRLFARKTGATVTLLHMYQPMLPDTTLPTVGDPGLGVMASMEIEDISRKRLNELATELQAEGLSVTAEWRIGSVDDGILEVAREYSADLIIMGRSDLSTFFDRLAGSAVTDVADEAVCPVLIVPTTPEGQSIRPAQVHTIAYAMQAQTTQSMVTAQTELLVDAFNAKLEVLTEDKLEHAHADLIVMQLSPKAGFLDNLFHPNHTTALIKKSDVPVLVYHEKK